One window from the genome of Castellaniella sp. MT123 encodes:
- the radA gene encoding DNA repair protein RadA: MAKARTLFLCTDCGGTSAKWEGRCPHCGAWNTLQETRESATAATHRFAPLAAATPVRRLAEIEAREQVRNPTGIEEFDRVLGGGLVAGAVVLIGGDPGIGKSTLLLQALASLAERGSVLYVTGEESAEQVALRAQRLGVSGEAVDLLAEIRLDQIIGTLMDRRPEVAVIDSIQTLYSGELSAAPGSVSQVRECAAQLTRVAKQTGITLILIGHVTKDGALAGPRVLEHIVDTVLYFEGDTHSSFRLVRAIKNRFGAVNELGVFAMTDRGLRGVSNPSALFLAGHSRQVAGSCVMATQEGTRPLLVEVQALVDTAHVPNPRRLSVGLEGSRLAMLLAVLHRHAGVATFDQDVFVNAVGGVRIMEPAADLAVALAILSSMRDQPLPSGLLAFGEIGLAGEVRPAPRGQERLREAAKLGFGIAIVPRANLPRQPIEGLEIRAVDRVEDMLGVLH; this comes from the coding sequence ATGGCCAAGGCTCGGACACTGTTTCTTTGTACCGATTGTGGCGGAACCAGCGCCAAATGGGAAGGCCGGTGCCCGCATTGCGGCGCCTGGAACACGCTGCAGGAAACCCGCGAATCCGCGACGGCGGCGACGCACCGCTTCGCCCCGCTGGCGGCGGCGACCCCGGTGCGGCGCCTGGCCGAGATCGAGGCGCGCGAGCAGGTCCGCAACCCGACCGGCATCGAGGAATTCGACCGGGTGCTGGGCGGGGGGCTGGTCGCGGGCGCCGTCGTGCTGATCGGCGGAGACCCGGGTATCGGCAAATCCACGCTGCTGCTGCAGGCGCTGGCCAGTCTGGCCGAGCGCGGCTCGGTGCTCTACGTCACCGGCGAGGAATCCGCCGAGCAGGTTGCCCTGCGGGCCCAGCGGTTGGGCGTCTCCGGCGAAGCCGTCGATCTGCTGGCTGAAATCCGGCTCGATCAGATCATCGGCACCCTGATGGATCGTCGGCCGGAGGTCGCCGTCATCGATTCCATCCAGACCCTATATTCCGGCGAGCTTTCGGCTGCGCCGGGTTCTGTGTCCCAGGTTCGCGAATGCGCGGCCCAACTGACGCGCGTGGCCAAACAGACCGGCATCACCCTGATCCTGATCGGCCACGTCACCAAAGACGGTGCGCTGGCCGGCCCCCGTGTGTTGGAACACATCGTCGATACAGTCCTGTACTTCGAAGGGGATACGCATTCGTCCTTCCGGCTGGTGCGCGCCATCAAGAACCGTTTTGGCGCGGTCAACGAACTGGGCGTGTTCGCCATGACAGACCGGGGTCTGCGCGGGGTCAGCAATCCGTCGGCCCTGTTCCTGGCGGGGCATTCACGACAAGTGGCCGGTTCCTGTGTCATGGCGACGCAGGAAGGCACGCGGCCGCTGCTGGTCGAGGTCCAGGCCCTGGTCGATACGGCCCACGTGCCCAATCCCCGGCGCCTGTCGGTCGGCCTGGAAGGCAGCCGGCTGGCGATGCTGCTGGCAGTGCTGCACCGTCACGCCGGCGTGGCGACCTTCGATCAGGATGTGTTCGTCAATGCGGTGGGCGGTGTGCGCATCATGGAGCCGGCGGCCGACCTGGCCGTGGCGCTCGCGATCCTGTCCTCCATGCGTGACCAACCGCTGCCGTCGGGGTTGCTGGCGTTTGGCGAGATCGGCCTGGCCGGCGAGGTCCGCCCCGCGCCCCGGGGGCAGGAACGTCTTCGTGAGGCGGCCAAGCTGGGCTTCGGGATCGCCATCGTGCCGCGCGCCAATCTGCCCCGTCAGCCCATCGAGGGCCTGGAGATCCGGGCGGTGGACCGCGTCGAGGACATGCTGGGTGTGCTGCATTGA
- the alr gene encoding alanine racemase: protein MPRPILATIDTTALAHNLQTVARRLGQDTSGVGTPSIWAVMKARGYGHGIEAALRGFEQADGLAMLDLDEAVRCRELGWAGPLLLLEGFFEPADLDVLSHYRVGTAIHCAEQLDMLESGQISAPIDAFVKLNTGMHRLGFQPGEYQDAFVRARALRDGGVLGAVGKMTHFARADDDPVVTRDQLDCFNRVTESLPGPVSVCNSAATLTPGLAAGVPGDSQWVRPGICLYGASPFADRPAESFGLRPAMTLSTRLISTHTVPAGGAVGYGQIFRASTDMRVGVVACGYADGYPRHAVTGTPITVAGVRTRLVGRVSMDMLAVDLDPVPGAGVGAPVVLWGQGGPSVDEVAASCGTIGYELLCAVAPRVPRREL from the coding sequence ATGCCGCGTCCGATCCTCGCGACCATCGATACCACCGCTCTGGCTCACAATCTGCAAACCGTCGCCCGGCGACTGGGACAGGATACTTCCGGTGTGGGCACGCCGTCGATCTGGGCCGTCATGAAGGCGCGCGGATACGGCCACGGCATCGAGGCCGCCCTGCGCGGCTTCGAACAGGCCGACGGCTTGGCCATGCTCGATCTCGACGAGGCCGTGCGTTGTCGCGAACTGGGCTGGGCCGGGCCGCTGCTGCTGCTCGAAGGCTTTTTCGAACCCGCCGATCTGGACGTTCTGTCCCACTATCGTGTCGGCACCGCCATCCATTGCGCCGAACAACTCGATATGCTCGAATCCGGGCAAATAAGCGCGCCGATCGATGCGTTCGTGAAGTTGAATACCGGCATGCATCGGCTGGGTTTCCAGCCGGGTGAATACCAGGATGCATTCGTCCGCGCCCGGGCCCTGCGGGACGGCGGTGTGCTGGGGGCCGTGGGCAAGATGACCCATTTCGCGCGGGCCGACGATGATCCCGTCGTCACCCGGGATCAGCTCGACTGTTTCAACCGGGTGACCGAATCCCTGCCCGGACCGGTCAGCGTCTGCAATTCCGCGGCCACACTGACCCCCGGACTGGCTGCGGGGGTGCCGGGCGATTCGCAGTGGGTGCGTCCGGGCATTTGCCTGTATGGCGCGTCCCCTTTTGCCGACCGGCCCGCTGAATCCTTCGGTCTGCGGCCTGCCATGACACTCAGCACCCGGCTGATCAGCACCCACACCGTGCCGGCTGGTGGGGCCGTCGGCTATGGGCAGATCTTCCGCGCATCCACAGACATGCGCGTGGGCGTTGTTGCGTGCGGCTATGCCGACGGCTATCCGCGGCATGCCGTCACAGGGACACCGATCACCGTGGCCGGCGTGCGCACGCGGCTGGTCGGGCGTGTTTCCATGGACATGCTGGCCGTCGATCTGGATCCGGTCCCCGGGGCCGGTGTCGGCGCGCCGGTCGTGCTGTGGGGGCAGGGTGGTCCTTCCGTCGACGAGGTCGCGGCCTCGTGCGGTACCATCGGCTATGAACTTCTGTGTGCGGTGGCGCCGCGTGTGCCGCGCCGCGAGTTGTAA
- a CDS encoding 3-deoxy-D-manno-octulosonic acid kinase, whose amino-acid sequence MKPLPAGWVRRPFPGGVLCVPERLAAAAGRTWFDPARPGALPVGEGGRQAAWFVDGDHGPAVLRHYRRGGLRARLGRESYLWLGAARVRALAEVRALVHLRSAGVRVPEPLGAAYWRSGLFYRNAILIARIAGARALAGRLDQADPAAVARAIGAMHAAGVLHADLNAYNILFDDRDQVWLIDFDRARLVVVSSEQRRKNLLRLRRSLVKVAGARGAQWWDALDLAYRRFAG is encoded by the coding sequence ATGAAGCCACTGCCGGCAGGCTGGGTCCGGCGGCCGTTTCCCGGCGGCGTCCTGTGCGTGCCCGAACGCCTGGCGGCTGCAGCCGGGCGGACATGGTTCGACCCGGCACGTCCTGGCGCGCTGCCGGTGGGCGAGGGCGGTCGTCAGGCCGCGTGGTTCGTCGATGGCGACCACGGACCAGCCGTCTTGCGCCATTACCGGCGTGGCGGCCTGCGTGCCCGTCTGGGTCGCGAATCCTATCTGTGGCTGGGTGCGGCGCGGGTACGCGCCCTGGCCGAAGTCCGCGCACTGGTCCATCTGCGCAGTGCCGGCGTGCGCGTTCCGGAACCCCTGGGCGCCGCCTACTGGCGCTCCGGCCTGTTCTATCGCAACGCGATCCTGATCGCCCGGATCGCCGGGGCCAGGGCGCTGGCCGGCCGGCTGGATCAGGCCGACCCTGCAGCGGTGGCGCGGGCGATCGGCGCCATGCACGCCGCGGGCGTCCTGCACGCCGACCTGAACGCCTACAACATTCTGTTCGATGATCGCGACCAGGTCTGGCTCATCGATTTCGACCGTGCGCGACTCGTTGTGGTGTCCTCGGAACAGCGGCGTAAAAACCTGTTGCGTCTGAGGCGGTCTTTGGTTAAGGTAGCC
- the hpnC gene encoding squalene synthase HpnC — MAVNHYENFPVASILLPARLRPAVRDLYAFARGADDLADEGNASPQARLDALETWRAAIQDIGSHRTIRAPLSPEDRAMFERLSGTIAQHGLPIQPFLDLLSAFTQDLSVVSYDDEPALLDYCRRSANPVGRLMLHLFGATSMDDLAQSDAICTGLQRVNFCQDIALDQAKGRCYVPLDCLARHEVTLPGLQGLCAAPPQQVPAAWQAVLREQAEQARRSLLTGSPLAWRLPGRIGLELRLVVHGGLRILEKLAAGQYNPFTDRPILTRRDGFLLCWRALRRPRPAIDFPSHHES; from the coding sequence ATGGCCGTCAATCACTACGAAAACTTCCCCGTCGCGTCCATCCTGCTACCCGCCCGGCTGCGACCGGCGGTGCGCGATCTGTACGCCTTCGCCCGAGGTGCGGACGATCTGGCCGACGAGGGCAATGCCAGCCCCCAGGCGCGGCTGGATGCGCTGGAGACCTGGCGCGCCGCCATCCAGGACATCGGCAGCCACCGGACGATCCGCGCACCGCTGTCCCCCGAGGACCGGGCGATGTTCGAGCGCCTGAGCGGAACCATCGCCCAGCACGGGCTGCCCATCCAGCCGTTCCTGGATCTGCTGTCGGCCTTCACACAGGATCTGAGCGTCGTCAGCTACGACGACGAACCGGCCCTGCTGGACTACTGCCGGCGATCCGCCAACCCGGTCGGCCGGCTGATGCTGCATCTGTTCGGCGCAACCTCGATGGACGATCTGGCGCAATCGGACGCGATCTGCACCGGCTTGCAGCGGGTGAACTTCTGCCAGGACATTGCCTTGGATCAGGCCAAGGGCCGCTGCTATGTCCCGCTGGACTGCCTGGCCCGCCACGAGGTGACGCTGCCGGGACTGCAGGGGCTGTGCGCCGCGCCGCCCCAGCAGGTGCCGGCGGCCTGGCAAGCCGTCCTGCGCGAGCAGGCCGAGCAGGCCCGCCGATCGCTGCTGACCGGCAGTCCGCTGGCCTGGCGCCTGCCGGGCCGCATCGGTTTGGAATTACGCCTGGTCGTTCATGGGGGACTGCGCATCCTGGAAAAACTGGCGGCCGGCCAATACAACCCTTTCACCGACCGGCCCATCCTGACCCGCCGCGACGGCTTCCTGCTATGCTGGCGCGCATTGCGCCGACCCCGCCCGGCCATCGATTTCCCCAGCCATCATGAGTCCTGA
- a CDS encoding sulfite exporter TauE/SafE family protein, with translation MVDSLWLIPACLAVGGIIGFSGGVLGIGGGLFAIPLLGLVLGYEQQAAQGTALIMVLPAVLLTVRKYHQRAPIDLRSAAAGAAGSIVFTWIGAQIALGIDPWLLRRIYAGFVFLIALFYFRESLGRKARSRPASHFREVGQVRRLWYFLVGIFAGLTGGIFGVGGSVLAVPFMTTLFRLRQTSAQALALTMIVPGTFVALATYAWHGQAHGLVGIPLALGSLLCVPYGVRLAYSLPEARLKLIFACMLLLIMGLLLARGAS, from the coding sequence ATGGTAGATAGCCTCTGGCTGATTCCCGCCTGCCTGGCGGTGGGCGGGATCATTGGGTTCTCTGGCGGGGTGCTGGGTATCGGGGGCGGGCTTTTCGCCATCCCGCTGCTGGGGCTGGTGCTGGGCTACGAACAGCAGGCGGCCCAGGGGACGGCGCTGATCATGGTGCTGCCCGCCGTGCTGCTGACGGTGCGCAAATATCACCAGCGCGCGCCCATCGACCTGCGCTCGGCGGCGGCGGGGGCGGCGGGATCGATCGTGTTCACCTGGATCGGCGCTCAGATTGCGCTGGGCATCGACCCTTGGTTGCTGCGCCGCATCTATGCGGGTTTCGTGTTCCTCATCGCGCTGTTCTATTTCCGCGAGAGCCTGGGGCGCAAGGCGCGTTCACGTCCGGCCAGCCATTTCCGCGAGGTCGGCCAAGTGCGTCGCCTCTGGTATTTTCTGGTGGGGATCTTCGCCGGGTTGACCGGCGGCATCTTCGGGGTCGGGGGATCGGTCCTGGCCGTGCCCTTCATGACAACCTTGTTCCGTTTGCGCCAGACCTCCGCGCAGGCGCTGGCCCTGACCATGATCGTGCCGGGAACCTTCGTGGCGCTGGCAACCTACGCCTGGCATGGCCAGGCACATGGCCTGGTCGGGATCCCGCTGGCACTGGGCAGCCTGCTGTGCGTGCCCTACGGGGTGCGTCTGGCGTATTCCCTGCCCGAAGCACGCCTGAAGCTCATCTTCGCGTGCATGCTGTTGCTCATCATGGGCCTGCTGCTGGCCCGGGGGGCGTCATGA
- the hpnD gene encoding presqualene diphosphate synthase HpnD produces the protein MSPDEYCQQKAAQSGSSFYYSFLFLPPEQRRAITALYAFCREIDDIVDEISEASVARMKLAWWRGQVALMFDGTPDHPVAVALARHIQSCRLRPDPFYAVIEGMEMDLDQFRYPDWESLRQYCWRAAGVVGDLSASIFGYTDPRTLEYAETLGLAFQMTNIIRDVGDDARRGRIYLPADEMAQHGVSVDDVLDGNYTEAFQALMRQQTLRARQLYRDAMRLLPEADRRAQRPGLMMAAIYATLLDEIERDGWHVLDQRIALTPIRKFWLAWKVWVGGGRGLVRRLAA, from the coding sequence ATGAGTCCTGACGAGTATTGCCAGCAGAAGGCCGCCCAGAGCGGCTCCAGCTTCTATTATTCCTTCCTGTTCCTGCCGCCCGAGCAACGACGGGCCATTACTGCCCTATATGCCTTCTGCCGCGAGATCGACGATATCGTCGACGAAATCAGCGAGGCCTCGGTCGCGCGCATGAAGCTTGCCTGGTGGCGCGGCCAGGTGGCACTGATGTTCGACGGCACACCGGACCACCCGGTCGCCGTCGCACTGGCCCGCCACATCCAGTCCTGCCGCCTGCGCCCGGATCCGTTCTACGCCGTCATCGAAGGGATGGAAATGGACCTGGACCAGTTCCGTTATCCCGACTGGGAATCCCTGCGCCAGTACTGCTGGCGCGCGGCTGGCGTGGTCGGCGACCTGTCGGCCAGCATCTTCGGCTACACCGACCCGCGCACGCTGGAATACGCCGAAACACTCGGCCTAGCCTTCCAGATGACGAACATCATCCGCGATGTCGGCGACGATGCGCGGCGCGGCCGCATCTATCTGCCCGCCGACGAGATGGCGCAACACGGCGTCTCGGTCGACGACGTGCTCGACGGAAACTACACCGAAGCCTTCCAGGCCCTGATGCGTCAGCAGACGCTGCGCGCCCGCCAGCTGTACCGCGACGCGATGCGCCTGCTGCCGGAAGCGGACCGGCGCGCACAGCGCCCTGGCCTGATGATGGCCGCCATCTACGCGACCCTGCTCGACGAAATCGAACGCGACGGCTGGCACGTCCTGGACCAGCGCATCGCGCTGACGCCGATCCGGAAGTTCTGGCTGGCCTGGAAGGTCTGGGTCGGCGGCGGCCGAGGGCTGGTGCGCCGTCTGGCGGCATGA
- a CDS encoding SDR family oxidoreductase, whose translation MKNSCVLVTGATKGIGWAVSQRLADQGCHVVGLARHTADIDFPGYLYACDLANAGETEELLRVIREKYPVDAVVNCVGPVMPELLGEVDLASLYQAFDLNVRVAVQAVQAFVPGMKARKAGRIVNLCGRAVYGSVGHTSYSAAKSALLGCTRTWALELAPYGVTVNAVSPGPVETSLFRAECPVGSDAERAVLASIPMGRLAQADEVAAAVVFLLSDQAAFITGQELGVDGGGSLAGR comes from the coding sequence ATGAAAAATAGCTGCGTGCTGGTCACTGGCGCGACCAAAGGGATCGGCTGGGCCGTCAGTCAGCGGCTGGCCGATCAGGGCTGTCATGTCGTGGGGCTGGCCCGCCATACCGCGGACATCGATTTCCCGGGCTATCTCTATGCCTGCGATCTGGCCAACGCGGGCGAAACGGAAGAACTGCTGCGGGTCATCCGGGAAAAATATCCTGTCGATGCGGTGGTGAACTGCGTCGGGCCGGTGATGCCGGAACTGCTCGGCGAGGTCGATCTGGCGTCGTTGTACCAGGCATTCGATCTGAACGTGCGGGTGGCCGTGCAGGCGGTGCAGGCCTTCGTGCCAGGCATGAAGGCGCGCAAGGCTGGCCGCATCGTCAATCTGTGCGGGCGCGCGGTCTATGGTTCGGTTGGCCATACCAGCTATTCGGCGGCCAAGAGCGCCTTGCTGGGGTGCACCCGGACCTGGGCACTGGAACTTGCGCCTTACGGAGTCACGGTCAATGCCGTATCCCCGGGGCCGGTCGAGACCAGCCTGTTTCGTGCGGAATGCCCGGTCGGCAGCGACGCCGAACGCGCCGTGCTGGCCAGCATTCCCATGGGACGCCTGGCCCAGGCCGACGAGGTCGCCGCCGCCGTGGTGTTCCTGCTTAGCGATCAGGCGGCGTTCATCACCGGACAGGAACTGGGCGTGGACGGCGGCGGCAGCCTGGCGGGCCGCTGA